Within the Microcebus murinus isolate Inina chromosome 16, M.murinus_Inina_mat1.0, whole genome shotgun sequence genome, the region ATCCTAACATTTAAGAAAGTGAATTCGtattaagaattttataaatgaggaattaACTCTTTTCAGGTGAGAAATTTATAGTTTGGAGAAGTGCAATGTAATACCTCATGgttatgtttgggtttttttttttttgagacagagtctcactctgttgcccaggctagagtgagtgccgtggcatcagcctaactcacagcaacctcaaattccctggcttaagcgatctttctgcctcagcctcccaagtagctgggactacaagcatgcaccaccatgcccggctaattttttctctatatttttagttggccaattaatttctatttttagtagagatgggttctcgctcttgctcaggctggtttcgaactcctgaccttgagcaatcctccagcctctgtctcccaaaatgctaggattacaggcgtgagccgccctGCCCGGCCCCCATGGTTATGTTTAAAGAGAGTccttatatagaaatatagactAAAACAtatggataaaatgaaaaataagactaCTTGCCTGGTGCCATGACAAGGTTGGATGGGAGCTGAGTTTTAGCTTGGATTCAACTCACAGTATGAACGGTGCCCACATCCGGATACGGGTGTCACTATTCTTAACACCCTCCCACCAGAGTGACACCACCGGCAAGCTGGGCTTTGAGGAATTCAAGTACCTGTGGAACAACATCAAAAGGTGGCAGGTGTGTAGCAACCGCTGAAATCCCTAGCACCTAGCCATGGAGATACCATGCCCCATGATGCTCAGTTGGACCCTGTCCTCTCTGTCCCCACAGGCCATATACAAACGGTTTGACGTCGACCAGTCGGGGACCATTGGCAGCAGTGAACTCCCAGGGGCCTTTGAGGCAGCAGGTATGGCTGGCAGGGACAtggtggggctgggagtggggggacAGATGAGGCAGTCCCCACTGAGCTAGTTGGAGCCTGAATCCTGAGGGCGTGGCTTGGGCTGCGTGGCCTCCCTACCTAAGGACTGACCCGTTCTCAGGGTTCCACCTGAACGAGCACCTCTACAACATGATCATCCGGCGCTACTCAGATGAAGGAGGCAACATGGATTTCGACAACTTCATCAGCTGCTTGGTCAGGCTGGACGCCATGTTCCGTGAGTGACACCCCAGCTGACTTTCCGGGTGGGGATTTGTTGAACCAACCTCTGTTGGCCAAGGTCTTCTCTAAGCCTGAGCTTGAGTGGGGCAATGCTAGAGGCACAGCAGTGACCAAAGCAGTCCCAGTTCCTGCCCTGAGAGCTCACAGTCCAGTGGAGGAGACAGGTCACTGGATGGTGGCAGCTCAGGCTGGTTACAGCTGGGACAGGGGAAGCCTAGGCAGAGGGACTGGGGCTGTGAGGGCGAGGCTCGGCCGGGGCCAGGGCTCTGATGGGGCAGCCCAGAGAGTGCTCAGGTTGTACCTGGGGGAGCACAGAGGGCTACTTTGACCCTAGGAGGCTCTGGTGCAGCCTAAGGGGTCAGGAAGGGCTCCCTGGAGACGCACATGTGAGTTGAGACCTGAAGAATGATGAGGTGAGAACCTAGTGAGAGAGCAGGGGGCACTGCTACAGGCCAAGCGAAcagcctgggcagaggcctaGAAGGGAATGAGAAGATGGTGCTTTTGGCTGGACTCTTAGTTCAAAGAGTGCTGAACTCGAGTGGGATGGGGAGCACAAGGCTGGGAGTGGCCAGCAGAGACTAGATCCCGGGGGCTTTTAGGAGCATTAATGTACTGAGTCCTGAAGTCAACCCTGAGCAGTAGGAATTACCGCCTCCATTTGGTGGAGGAGGAACCTAGGGTTCAGGCAAAATTGCTTGCTCACAGCCATTCCGCTAGGAGGTTGCAAAGCTAGAATTTGAACTTGGGTGTATCTTGAGGTCTGCGCTGAATTGAGAGGAGGCGGGATCAGGGGGCATGGTCAGGCCATGCAGGGCTGTGAATGCCAAGTTCAGGGGTGCCCAGACTCTACCAGGGGCATTGAAGAGCCATGGCGGATTCTAggcaggggagggatgggggcaGGTTTGGAAGATTCCAAGAGCCCAGGGAGGACATTGCACTAAGAGCGTACTAGAGGAAGAGAGGCAGATGTGTGAGATGTCAGGGAGGTGAAGGCAAGGTGGGAGGGGACAATAGGGCAGGTGATGCCGGAAGTCATAAGTGAGAAGGACCAAGAAACGGCCGCTGGatccaccagcaagaaggccgaTAGTAACCGCAGTGAATGTGGCGAGCGGGACGTGAGTGTGCGCATGCCCGAGGGCGGCAGCGCAGCAGTGAGTGGGAAGGAGGCGGCGAGACAGTGGGGGCCCTTCTTTGCCTGGGCTTGGCTGCGGGTGGGGACCATGGATCTGAGTTTCAGGGCAGGAGTGGGGACCAGACTCCAGGGGCAGGAAGTGGCGTTTGCAGAGCGTCCCTCCAGCAGCCTGTTTGGGTTGGAACTGGGGAGAATGGAGCACGCTTACATGGGTGCCAGCCTAGGTCCCAGCCCCCATTTCCTCACTTTCTTGCTATGTGGCCTGGGGCACATCGctttacttctctgtgccttgttTTAAGATGACACTTATCTCACAGAATTGGATAACATGAGTTAATACGGGAAAGCACTTTACACAGTGCTCGGCACAGAGTAAATGGTCAGTGAAGTGCTAGCTGTTACGCTTGTCATGTGCTAGTATAACACTGTCCTGAAAGCcagtctctctcctccttcccccaaacctccccttctcccccaggtGCCTTCAAATCTCTCGACAAAGATGGCACTGGACAAATCCAGGTGAACATCCAAGAGGTAAGAAAccccaccctggggtgtgggtgcggggggagggggtggcgaCCCCACCCCGCAGCGCTCTTTCCCAGCTCTGAGCTTCAGCCACCTCCCTCCTGTTTTCCCGACGACCCCTGGTGAGGGCAGAGAGGGGGTCTGGTATTCCGGGGTCCCCTGCTCCTcactctctctgccttcctctccccagTGGCTGCAGCTGACTATGTATTCCTGAACGGGAGCCCCAGACCTGCCCCCATACCGCCTTGCTGTATAAGTTaccttggagcctcagtttcccccatagCTGATCCTACCTGCAGTCACATCTTCGTGGTCCTGCCGACCCACAGGCCTTTCGTTCTGGGAGCCCTTGGCACCCCGCTTCTCAGGCAACAGCCAGGGCCCGGCGTGCCCCGACGTGCCACGCCCTGAGCTACTCCTGGCTCTAAGACACTCGAACATGCCCTGCCTAAagtcaccccaccccaccacacccatctcACACCCGCTCCACGACCTCTCCCCTGTCCTGTGCCAAGCCCCACACGTGTTGCGTCCGCAGCATCACCCCCGTCCCTACACAGCCCGGCACACCGTCACAGTTGCCACCCAGGTAACCCAGCTCCAGGCGGTTCCCGGCCCACACGCCCAGTGCCTTTGTGTTCTGCTCCCAGCCGCCAGGCCCGGGAGAAATAAATGCACCCTGGTTGCTGCTGTCTATGGGATCTGCCTCCTGTCCTGAGACTTGAGGGGTGGCTCGGGCTCTGGGGAAGAGGTACTCTGGGTCCCAGGGAGGGGTTCGAGGTGGGGTGGCCGGTTTAACCCCAGGGCTGGATCTGCGTATCTCTTTGTCCTTTACTGCAGTTTTTTCTGGAACTGGATTTTAGCTGAGCCATAGCCTCGTTCTTGCTGAGATCCCGTAGGGCTGAGACCCGAAGCCCAGGTGATCTCGGCTTCTGCTCCCAGAGCTCAGGTTGGCAGGAGGTCTCAATGCCACCCTGTCCCCCAGGCCGTTTGCTTCCCTTGCAGCTCTAGTCCTTGAGTCAGTCTCTCACTTGCCTCTGCCTCTGTGGACCATGTGCAGAGTCCTCCGTCCCACCCTGGAGCGTCTGCAGGGGGAGCGCCGCCACGCCTAGTTACAGAGCCTCTGTGTCACCAGGGCACCATGCCatgtccccaggccctggggggcAGCCCAGGGGTGCTGGCTGGGGTCCCCAGCAGAGGGCTGAGAGGCAGCAACACCCTAGGAGTGTATCTCTGGTCCTGCATGAGGGACCAAGGGCTGCGGCCGTGGGCTGTCCACAGGGTGGAGGTCCCGACAGGCTGGTGGGAGGATGGGCTTGACGgggcacacgcacacacgtacaGAGGTCAGTGTTTATTGATGCTCGTCCAAGTCCCTGAGGTCCTTCAGGCTTCTTGGTCTCACTTATTGTGAGGGAAGGAGGCCCAGCCAAGGAAGTACAAGCTGTAGGCAGTTCCTAGGCAGGGGAGGTGGAGGATACAGAATGAGACCCTAATCCCCTTCCTCAATCTCATCCCGGGCTTTGAAGCTCCTCTGCaagctccccagcccccagcctagATCCTAGCTCCAGTTCCGGCTCCAGCTCCCTTCCCAAACGGGACTCCAGGTGGGGAACCCGCTGGTGTTGACCTAGACCAGGCTGGGAGCTTTCTCCCCAAGTCCTGCCTGGGTGGGCCCCAGACCCCTTACTAGCCCAGCTCCCCTCCTGGGACGCCAGCTCCGACTCCAGTCTGGTCCCCAAACCTGGCCAGCTCAGGTGCTCCAGGTACTTTCAAATCTCTTGCAAAAATGGCGCCGGACAAATCCAGGTGAACATCCGAGAGGTAAGACAccccaccctggggtgtgggtgCCTGGCGGGCAACCCCCTCCCTAAGTGCCACCCCCCAACCCGACGCTAGTCACTcctcccccaagccccagccctgACGCCAGCCGGCCGGCGGGCACTCACCACCGAGACACAGCCCCATGGTGAGCCGGTACAGGAGGTTGTCTGTCGCCCCGCCCTTCAAGTGCACCGGGAGGTCGTTGTCCGCCTGGGTGTGGGGGTGTCGGGTGAGAAAGGGGCGCTGGCTGCTCCTTTGAGCGCATCCTCCGCCTGCCCCGTCCTCCCCGCGCCGCGCCCCTGCTCTGCCTACCTGGAAGAGTTTCTGTTTCTCCCGCACTCGGTTCTCAAAGCGGTTCCGGGCGGTGGAGCTGAAGGAGCGGACCAGCGCCTGGGAGACCTGCGGGGGTGGGAGGTGCGTGGGCATTGGAGACACCTGCACGGGTTTCTCCAGGTGGGTCCTGCTGGGGGACCCCGCCGGTCTGAGGCCTCGACGTGGGGACCGTCCTATCCCTGGCAAGCGTCTCAAAGACAAGACTCTAACTGCCAGCGTGAGTGGGAAGGACGCTCCGGTCACGAAATGGCCAAAAGAAAGCAGCTCCCCTAGAGAGTCTGGCCTGGAGGTTATCTAGAAGGTTCTGGAAAGGTCCCAGTCCTGAGATTTGGGGGCCGGGGACGAGAAGGAGGGTTTCCGGGATTAACAGGAGGACACCAGGTCCCGGGGATGAATTGGACTGAACTGGGCTGAACCGCAGGACCCTCGGGAGTGTCCAGGCTGCGAACGAAGTCCCGGGAGGGCAGGGGTGTTAGGGTCCCAGTGTCCAGGCCCCAGACGTTGAGGGAGGTCCGGATGAAGGGAAGAGGGTTAAACCTGGGGCTCTGGGCCCCGTCAGGGGTCCCCGGCGGTCTCAGAGGCTTGGATTGCtgggcaggggtccccaaccctGAAGGGGCTCAGGGTCCAGGTCCCAGGTCCCCAGATGCGGGGACGTTTAGGGAGCCTGGTGTTGGGGCCAGGGCTTCCGTGTTagggcccggcccggcccagtCCGCAGGGGCCTCACCCTCAGGGCCCTCATTCTTCGTCCTCCTCGTCGCCGAGTCACCTCCCCTCTCCGCCCAAGGACATGCAGTGCCCTCCCTCCCGGGAGCCCAGGCCACGCCCGTCGCAGTGCGCAGCACGACAGCTGCGACAGCTGCGGGACGCGGCCttggcgggccgggccgggccggagcTCCGCGAAGGGGATTTGTCCCTGGGCTCGCGCAGACCACGTCCCAACCCGGCCCGCGCGGGCGGCGCCCAGCGCTCCTCTTCGCCGAACGCCTGTCGGTGCGCGCGGGGACGACCTCGGCGCGTTGTCTCTGCGGACATCTCCTTACCTGCTCTGTCCCCGCGGGTCGCTGCGGGACAGCGGGCGAGGCCGCAGCTACACAGGGGGCCCAACTGCTCGATCCGTCTACACGGCGAGTGAGCGCGCTCTGAGCCCTGGCACGCGAgggggcggccgggcgcggtggcgcagCCCGcgaccctggcactctgggaggccaaggcgggagattgcttgaggtcaggagttcgagaccagcctgagcaagggtgaggcCCGGTCtgtaccaaaaaagaaaaagatgaaccgTGAGGGGCTAAGTCAGAATCTTCCTTAGAGGTTTGCTGAGAGCTTTAAGTGAGCGCTTCTGAGAACGTAACTAAGCTAACACAGGGAAAACAAGAGCCAATGTTTTCTAGAGGTGAGGttcatatatcaaatatttttatatttagtttatttccGTTTTATGGCAGAAAACTTCAACATGGCCAAAAGCCAAGAGAAAGATATAATGACTCCCCATAAAAAGGACCCATCACACGCTTCAGCGATTATCACCATGATAGGGTTTTTCATTTATCtcctccactcctttttttttaaattggtgtattttatttatttgtttgtttgtttgtttatttatttatttatttatttttaattttaaaggtgttaagttgccttgtttgtttttgctgagagagagtctcactctgtcgccctgggtagagtgcagtggcgtcatcgcaACTCACtggacctccaactcctgggctctaagcgatccttctgcctcagcctccctggtagctgggactacaggcccatgccccAAGGCCCagctgggttttttgttttgttttgttttgttttctctttctttctttccttttggtagagacagggtctcactgttgctcaggttggtctcctgagctcacacaatcctctcgcctcagcctcccagggtgctaggattataggcatgagccaccgtgactGGCCTAAAATGTTTTAACAATCTCTTTTAAAGAGGGCTTTTATAACTTAATTAAATTCCCTTAACACTTTCAAACTATGCTTATAAATTTAATATGTTAGGATTTTCCATTTAAGAACCACAGTAGGCTGATTTACTAGATGACTCTTTCCTCAATACTTACGCAAGTTTTATGaatctaaaattataaacttgTAAATGTCGTGAATCTCATATTCCATTAATTGTTCCCATAGTATACATAAacaataagatttttttcccttcttagtCCTCTGAATAAACAGTAAGATTTCAACTAAGTCTTAGTCACCAACTGAATTccacattttaaattagaattataaGATCGACCTTTCATTTGAATAGGTCAATTTACcttaaatattctaaattcttaaaattctaaatagTCACAAATTCCCTAACGCAAAATTAATATCATGGTTTAGACTGTCTTAATAGTTCTTTGCTTAAGTTCTTCAATTAATATTtctatacttaatttttattaatccattcaaaAATTTCCTGGGGCAACCTGTTGTTACTCACATTGTAAGATGCCCAACATCATAACATCAATTGTCATCAGAAAAGTgccaattaaaatcacaataaaataccAGCATATGCCTACTagatggcaaaaattaaaaagactgatcaAACCAAATGCTGATAAGGACATGCAACAACTGTAAcgctcatacattgctggtgagaatgcaaaatggtaggTCCAACCGAGAGATAGAAACCACCCAAAAGGTTAAACAAGgaagtttaatataaagaattattaactaaGATAAAAGTGTAACTATAAGACATAAAGAAATTCTATATAATATCCTAGAGTTGAGGGAGGGTACCCAAGTTAGGAGAAGCTTGGAAGGGATTTAGACCCCGTTGGAGAAGGTGTGGTTTGGTCACTAGACAGCAGAGATGTTTGCTAGGCTGAAGCTGGTCTGGAGTTGTGGGCAAATAACAGGCAACTGGCAACCCTCCAGAGTGCAGGCACAGGAGGCGAGTCCTGTGGGGTGGGTAGGGTGTTTGCAGAAGAAATGACTACTTGGTGTATGACCCTCTGGGCCACAGGTCACTGCATGTAGGTCTTGCGTGGCCCACACAGGTCACGGCATGTAGGTCTTGCGGGGCAATTCAGAATGCTGAGAGAACCTGATTGGTTCAGATCATCTTTCTGTGCTAGGCCATGTCACTGGTCTCTGGCAGTCCACTCAGCACTGAGGATCAGACAAAACTACTAGGCAGCAGGAACGGTGGGAAGGGGTGTGGGACTACAGCGAAGGGGTGTGGGACTACAGCGAAGGGGTGTGGGACTGACTACAGGTGCGCTCAGTAAgtcgttctatttttagtagaggcgcaTGTGTGTTtgtgactcttgctcaggctggtctcgaacctcAAGAGTTCCTCCCCCACCTCttccttccagagtgctaggattacagacgtgagccacagcgccccgcCTCTGGGAATAAGTACACCGCTGTGCCAAGAGCTCACTGCTCAGAAAAGAGCTCGGCAGGAAGCCAGCAGGAAGTTGCCTGTTGTGGATGGGGAGGAGTAACTGCTCCCAGTGGCCAAACTCTAGCTTTGGTGTCACTCTGCTGCCATCTTGTGGCAAGCACAAAACCACTGCACCTCCCTCCCGGACCTTTATTCTGCCAGTTGCTGAAAAGATCATAAATTCACACGGTTTAAAATTCATAAGGGTGAACAGGATTTTCCTCTCCCTGGGGACTGTCCGAGTTCTTCTGCAGGGAAACCATTCTATGTTATTTGTTTCTTGTGTATCCTCCCAGAAAAATTTTAtgtacatacaaaaataaacaaaacatacatGCAGGAAGCCCTCCATCACCAccgcctcctccacctccaccaccaccaaaaatgCTCCCCCAAAATGTACTCAGCCTTtccaagtaataaaaatataatttgttccTGAAATTAgcaaattcattcaacaatttttttcttttgtagacagagtcttgctctgtcaccctggctagagtgcagtggtgtcagcttagctcacagcaacctcaaactcctaggctcaagcgatcctccccaagtagctgggactacaggcatgtgccaccacacctggctactttttctatttttttttttatagaggctggtctcaaactcctggcttcaagtgatcctcctgccccagcctcccaaagtgctaggattacaggtgtgagtcaccatgcctggcccacaaAATCTTTTAATAGGGTCATTTTCTATTAGGATTCACCAAAACTTAACACATTTTGAGTGGCAATAGGAGGCTTTTCtacattcatattaattttttttttttagcatagttCTCTGATGTTTAGTAAACAGTGACTCAGGCAAAAAGAAATTCCCACAtgtattgaattttcttttggtaTGAGTTCTCTGCTGTTCCATAATTGAAGTGATAAGTGAAAGTTTTCTGACATTAATTACATACAAATTTTCCAGTATTCGAGCCAGGTGTGAATTCCACATAAAggcttttctattaatacattcctAACATTCAAGGTTTTCTAACCAGTATGAATTCTATAGTGTTCAATGAGCTGTGAGCCAAGAATAAAGGCCTGCCCACATTCTCTACATTCATAAGGTTTGATGCCAGGATGGATTCTCTGATGTTCAGTGAGTTGTGAACTACGAATAAAGGCCATTCCACATTCCCtgcattcatagggtttctcacaAGTATGAATTCGCTGGTGATGAGTCAGTTGTGAAACACGaataaa harbors:
- the CAPNS1 gene encoding calpain small subunit 1 isoform X1, whose amino-acid sequence is MFLVNSFLKGGGGGGGGGGGLGGGLGNVLGGLISGAGGGGGGGGGGGGGGGGGTAMRILGGVISAISEAAAQYNPEPPPPRTHYSNIEANESEEVRQFRRLFAQLAGDDMEVSATELMNILNKVVTRHPDLKTDGFGIDTCRSMVAVMDSDTTGKLGFEEFKYLWNNIKRWQAIYKRFDVDQSGTIGSSELPGAFEAAGFHLNEHLYNMIIRRYSDEGGNMDFDNFISCLVRLDAMFRAFKSLDKDGTGQIQVNIQEVRNPTLGCGCGGRGWRPHPAALFPSSELQPPPSCFPDDPW
- the CAPNS1 gene encoding calpain small subunit 1 isoform X4; its protein translation is MEVSATELMNILNKVVTRHPDLKTDGFGIDTCRSMVAVMDSDTTGKLGFEEFKYLWNNIKRWQAIYKRFDVDQSGTIGSSELPGAFEAAGFHLNEHLYNMIIRRYSDEGGNMDFDNFISCLVRLDAMFRAFKSLDKDGTGQIQVNIQEWLQLTMYS
- the CAPNS1 gene encoding calpain small subunit 1 isoform X3 codes for the protein MRREAAAQYNPEPPPPRTHYSNIEANESEEVRQFRRLFAQLAGDDMEVSATELMNILNKVVTRHPDLKTDGFGIDTCRSMVAVMDSDTTGKLGFEEFKYLWNNIKRWQAIYKRFDVDQSGTIGSSELPGAFEAAGFHLNEHLYNMIIRRYSDEGGNMDFDNFISCLVRLDAMFRAFKSLDKDGTGQIQVNIQEWLQLTMYS
- the COX7A1 gene encoding cytochrome c oxidase subunit 7A1, mitochondrial produces the protein MRALRVSQALVRSFSSTARNRFENRVREKQKLFQADNDLPVHLKGGATDNLLYRLTMGLCLGGTAYSLYFLGWASFPHNK